A region of Lycium barbarum isolate Lr01 chromosome 3, ASM1917538v2, whole genome shotgun sequence DNA encodes the following proteins:
- the LOC132632565 gene encoding cytochrome P450 736A117-like — MFSSLQWLESLSFNPFFSSVLALSLISFLIMILLMTKTKTKNLPPSLPKLPLIGHMHKLGLYPHHSLHKLAQQYGPLMFLKLGTVNTLVVSSAEAASEIMKTHDLIFSDRPMSNVSKKLLYDYKDVSVAPYGEYWRQLRSICVLQLLSNKRVQSFRVVREEETALLLKKIREFSPEAVNLSELFMTLTNDVVSRAAFGRKYSGGESGEKFRKLMKEFVGLLGGFDLGTFLPSLAWIDRLSGLDAKVERVAKGMDEFLEGVVEEHLDSHTRVRDLLGERVEKVKREDFVDVLLEIYKQNMDGFSIDRDGIKALILDIFAGGTDTTYTVLEWAMTELLRHPGAMNKLQNEAREIAKGRNEIVSENHLDKMHYLKAVIKETLRLHPPIPLLVPRRARQDVKVMGYDVAAGTMVITNGWAIGRDPAIWDDAEEFKPERFLNSSIDFKGNDFGLIPFGAGRRGCPGISFAMAANELVLANVVRDFDWELPNGTKGDDLDMTECTGLTIHRKVPLFAVATPYTS; from the exons ATGTTCAGCTCCTTACAATGGTTAGAGTCACTCTCCTTCAATCCATTTTTCTCCTCTGTTTTAGCCCTTTCACTCATTTCCTTCCTCATTATGATTCTCCTCATGACTAAAACTAAAACCAAAAATCTACCCCCATCTCTTCCAAAATTACCATTAATTGGTCACATGCACAAACTAGGCTTGTACCCTCACCACTCTCTGCACAAATTAGCTCAACAATATGGACCCTTGATGTTCCTTAAACTCGGAACCGTAAACACTCTTGTTGTATCCTCAGCTGAGGCAGCTTCCGAAATCATGAAAACACATGACCTTATTTTCAGTGACAGGCCTATGTCCAACGTCAGCAAGAAACTTCTATATGACTATAAGGATGTCTCTGTCGCGCCTTATGGAGAGTACTGGAGACAATTGCGAAGCATTTGTGTCCTTCAATTGCTAAGCAACAAAAGGGTTCAATCTTTTCGCGTTGTGAGGGAAGAAGAGACTGCCCTTTTACTCAAGAAAATCAGGGAGTTTTCTCCAGAGGCAGTGAATTTGAGTGAATTGTTTATGACACTTACAAATGATGTTGTAAGCAGAGCAGCTTTTGGGAGGAAATATAGTGGAGGGGAGAGTGGAGAGAAGTTTAGGAAGTTGATGAAGGAATTTGTGGGATTATTAGGTGGATTTGATTTGGGGACTTTTTTGCCTTCACTTGCATGGATTGACAGACTGAGTGGTTTAGATGCAAAAGTGGAGAGAGTTGCCAAGGGGATGGATGAGTTTCTTGAAGGAGTAGTGGAAGAACATTTAGATAGTCATACAAGAGTGAGGGACTTGTTGGGGGAAAGAGTGGAAAAAGTAAAAAGAGAGGACTTTGTTGATGTTTTGCTTGAGATTTACAAGCAAAACATGGATGGCTTTTCCATTGACAGAGATGGCATCAAAGCTCTCATTTTG GATATCTTCGCGGGTGGAACCGATACAACTTACACTGTATTGGAATGGGCCATGACAGAGCTTCTAAGGCATCCTGGAGCCATGAACAAACTTCAGAATGAAGCGAGGGAAATAGCTAAAGGGAGAAATGAAATAGTATCTGAGAATCACTTAGACAAAATGCATTACTTAAAAGCAGTAATTAAGGAAACTTTGCGCCTACATCCTCCGATTCCTCTGTTAGTTCCCCGACGAGCCAGACAAGATGTTAAGGTAATGGGATACGATGTTGCAGCTGGAACTATGGTAATAACAAATGGTTGGGCAATTGGAAGGGACCCTGCTATTTGGGATGATGCAGAGGAGTTTAAGCCAGAGAGATTCTTGAATTCTTCTATCGATTTTAAAGGGAATGATTTTGGATTAATACCTTTTGGTGCAGGAAGAAGGGGATGTCCTGGAATTTCATTTGCGATGGCTGCTAATGAGCTTGTACTGGCAAATGTTGTGAGGGATTTTGATTGGGAATTGCCAAATGGAACAAAGGGGGATGATTTGGATATGACAGAATGCACTGGTTTAACCATTCACAGGAAAGTTCCTCTGTTTGCTGTTGCAACTCCATACACCTCCTAG